A single region of the Branchiostoma lanceolatum isolate klBraLanc5 chromosome 1, klBraLanc5.hap2, whole genome shotgun sequence genome encodes:
- the LOC136426589 gene encoding growth hormone secretagogue receptor type 1-like: protein MEYPEYMDLNYSEVSLNDSFEWLFDESWSSAAAPFLPTGDILAVSAVYGVVFTVGVVGNIAVGVAVCGVKELRTATNLFLLNLSVADLLVLLVCMPISLLETWVPFPWLLGEALCKLTPFFEVLVFQASILTMVAVSADRYQGVCHPLLTQSSNRRRRALLSIALVWGLSLAASSPVLSIATYTEVDMNGTIICQCISTVDVAWKNHYTTVITVGFFVLPLLALTVMYIAIGRRLTRKPTGEINAHLQAQHRSRRRVVLMLGTVVTVFFVCLLPHRLFQMWILYAPVEQIEALGLQGFVKLTIFMRMMVYINCSLNPIIYTLFSTRFRAAFFKCCSSSEQPDSLRRAFTTGQAHRDTVRDGNRGNRDIRNRLLSEVTASNSCPQLSDQRPSNVTSAFTLTRLTSFPVVRSASNAGYNEPSFKQECGERIAYVWESHV from the exons ATGGAGTACCCAGAGTACATGGACCTGAACTATTCCGAAGTCTCCCTGAACGACAGCTTCGAGTGGTTGTTCGATGAGAGCTGGAGCTCGGCGGCGGCGCCCTTCCTCCCCACCGGGGACATCCTGGCCGTCTCGGCGGTGTACGGCGTCGTCTTCACCGTCGGCGTGGTGGGGAACATCGCGGTGGGCGTGGCGGTGTGCGGCGTTAAGGAGCTCCGCACGGCCACCAACCTCTTCCTGCTGAACCTGAGCGTGGCCGACCTGCTCGTCCTGCTCGTCTGCATGCCCATATCTCTCCTGGAGACATGGGTCCCGTTCCCATGGTTACTGGGAGAGGCGCTCT GTAAGCTGACACCGTTCTTCGAGGTGCTGGTGTTCCAGGCGTCCATCCTGACCATGGTGGCCGTGTCTGCGGACCGGTACCAGGGAGTCTGCCACCCCCTCCTCACGCAGTCATCCAACCGGCGCAGACGGGCGCTGCTGTCCATCGCGCTGGTCTGGGGCCTGTCGCTGGCTGCCAG CAGCCCCGTGCTGTCCATCGCGACCTACACGGAAGTCGACATGAACGGAACCATCATCTGCCAGTGTATCTCCACGGTGGATGTGGCCTGGAAGAACCACTACACCACGGTCATCACGGTCGGCTTCTTCGTGCTGCCGCTGCTGGCGCTGACTGTCATGTACATCGCCATCGGCAGGAGGCTCACCCGCAAACCGACGGGGGAGATCAACGCACACCTCCAG GCGCAGCACCGGTCCCGTCGGCGCGTGGTGCTGATGCTGGGCACGGTGGTGACGGTGTTCTTCGTCTGCCTGCTGCCGCACCGCCTGTTCCAGATGTGGATCCTGTACGCGCCCGTGGAGCAGATCGAGGCGCTGGGTCTGCAGGGGTTCGTGAAGCTCACCATCTTCATGCGGATGATGGTGTACATCAACTGTTCCCTCAACCCCATCATCTACACCCTCTTCTCCACCCGCTTCCGCGCCGCTTTCTTCAAGTGCTGTTCGTCCTCAGAGCAGCCGGATTCATTACGCAGGGCCTTCACCACTGGGCAG GCGCACAGAGACACTGTCAGGGACGGAAACCGTGGTAACAGGGACATTCGAAACCGTCTCCTGTCCGAAGTAACCGCTTCGAATTCGTGCCCACAACTCTCAGACCAACGTCCCTCCAACGTCACGTCCGCGTTTACCTTGACCCGtctgacgtcatttccggtggTCAGGAGTGCTAGCAACGCTGGATATAATGAACCCAGTTTTAAACAGGAATGTGGGGAGCGTATTGCGTATGTGTGGGAATCACATGTctaa